A genomic region of Capnocytophaga canimorsus contains the following coding sequences:
- a CDS encoding porin family protein codes for MKKILFLAILLCGLQRISAQYMGIKGGFNYATLQGDVASGASVSGTSAFYGGLTLEIPFSKLFSVQGEALFNRLGAKIQSPTLGSSTLHLNYLSLPAMARFNITKAINVHLGPQLSFLLDSPDFTFENTKSTTVDPKSIDRFDVSLLIGAGFTSYSGWFLEARLAHGISNIFESHPTLSDAKISNNYSLKNSVISVGIGYVF; via the coding sequence ATGAAAAAAATACTTTTTTTAGCAATTTTACTATGTGGATTACAACGAATCAGTGCACAATATATGGGCATCAAAGGTGGGTTTAATTATGCCACGCTACAAGGAGATGTTGCCAGTGGTGCTTCGGTAAGTGGAACTAGCGCTTTTTATGGGGGGTTGACTCTAGAAATACCTTTCTCTAAACTATTTTCAGTACAAGGAGAGGCATTATTTAACAGATTGGGAGCAAAAATTCAATCGCCTACTTTAGGTAGTAGTACGTTGCATTTGAACTATTTATCACTTCCTGCAATGGCTCGGTTTAATATCACCAAAGCCATCAATGTTCATTTAGGTCCGCAGTTGAGTTTTTTATTAGACAGCCCTGATTTTACTTTTGAAAACACTAAATCAACGACTGTTGACCCAAAAAGTATTGACCGTTTTGATGTTTCATTGTTAATAGGAGCAGGATTTACCTCTTATTCTGGTTGGTTTTTAGAAGCTCGTTTGGCTCACGGCATTAGTAATATTTTTGAATCGCACCCTACTCTATCTGATGCTAAGATTAGTAACAATTATTCGCTGAAAAATTCAGTAATTTCGGTAGGAATCGGGTATGTGTTTTAA
- a CDS encoding acyl-CoA thioesterase: MRKKTPSESRTFLTDLVLTGETNHLGHMFGGELLARMDRAASIAAQRHSHRPTVTASVNHVAFNHSIRLGSVVTVEASISRAFSTSMEVFIDVWVEDRISGEKTKANEAIYTFVAIDENGRPTKVPEIQPETELEKKRFYGALQRRQLSLVLAGKLKPHDATELKSLFVALEEN; the protein is encoded by the coding sequence ATGCGTAAAAAAACACCTTCCGAATCTCGTACTTTTCTAACCGATTTGGTACTCACTGGAGAAACTAACCATTTGGGGCATATGTTTGGTGGAGAGCTTCTAGCGCGTATGGACCGCGCTGCGAGTATAGCTGCCCAACGTCATTCGCACCGCCCAACGGTAACCGCTTCGGTCAATCACGTGGCTTTCAACCATTCCATACGTTTAGGAAGTGTGGTAACTGTTGAGGCTTCTATCTCTCGGGCATTTTCTACCTCTATGGAGGTTTTTATTGATGTTTGGGTGGAAGACAGAATCAGTGGTGAAAAAACCAAAGCCAATGAAGCTATTTATACCTTTGTAGCCATTGATGAAAACGGAAGACCTACCAAAGTACCTGAAATTCAACCTGAAACTGAACTTGAAAAGAAACGATTTTATGGCGCTTTACAGCGCAGACAACTTAGTTTAGTTTTAGCAGGAAAATTGAAGCCCCACGATGCAACCGAGTTAAAATCGTTATTTGTAGCTTTAGAGGAGAATTAA
- a CDS encoding HU domain-containing protein, whose product MKELNVYVEELLFKYQCVIIPKFGAFISNRKSAKLFEDKTFTPPKREITFNSSLVSNDGLLIKHISESSGVSYEQAESFISDVVETWKERLNKKEIISLGNIGFIKQTPEGRISFEASDSVNFLTDSFGMSTFVPHEVAPNVKFDPTPKSKEETPEKVPFEPVTVSNSSAATEVKQEQTANEEEKQEKKGSLLKYVAIAVIGVGLLGFGAYSYLQANKQAPEIVIQEADVQKELQLKISEATFFNSTPIVLPPVSLNVSKVAETQKTAETQKDKPKATETNVSASKKPETSKKETTQNSTEKTSKTTVSKKYQVIAGAFKDEKNAKSRVNQLKAMGYANASIIGKNKKGLYQVSYSGFDNIEQANALKKKIKDQNNLDAWVLINE is encoded by the coding sequence ATGAAAGAACTTAATGTTTATGTAGAGGAATTACTCTTCAAGTACCAGTGTGTCATTATCCCGAAATTTGGTGCGTTTATTTCCAATCGGAAGTCCGCTAAACTTTTTGAGGATAAAACTTTTACACCACCAAAAAGGGAAATTACATTCAACTCCAGTTTGGTATCGAATGACGGATTGCTCATCAAGCACATTTCTGAAAGTTCAGGAGTAAGTTATGAACAAGCCGAGAGTTTCATTTCTGATGTTGTTGAAACTTGGAAAGAAAGACTTAATAAAAAGGAAATCATTTCATTAGGAAATATTGGTTTCATTAAGCAAACTCCAGAGGGGCGTATCAGTTTTGAGGCTTCGGATAGCGTAAACTTCTTAACCGACTCGTTTGGAATGTCCACTTTTGTACCTCACGAGGTAGCTCCGAATGTGAAGTTTGACCCTACACCAAAAAGCAAAGAAGAGACTCCAGAAAAGGTGCCTTTTGAGCCTGTTACTGTTTCAAATAGTTCAGCTGCCACTGAGGTAAAGCAGGAACAAACCGCCAATGAAGAAGAAAAACAAGAAAAAAAAGGCTCTCTGCTTAAGTATGTTGCTATTGCCGTAATTGGGGTTGGTTTATTGGGCTTTGGAGCGTATTCTTACCTACAAGCCAACAAACAAGCGCCTGAAATTGTAATTCAAGAGGCTGATGTTCAGAAAGAATTACAGCTTAAAATAAGTGAGGCTACTTTCTTCAATAGTACACCTATTGTGTTACCTCCAGTTTCGCTTAATGTAAGTAAAGTAGCTGAAACCCAAAAAACAGCTGAAACCCAAAAAGACAAACCTAAAGCTACTGAAACCAATGTTTCAGCCTCTAAAAAACCAGAAACATCTAAAAAAGAGACCACTCAAAATAGTACGGAAAAGACTTCAAAAACCACTGTTAGCAAGAAGTATCAAGTAATTGCGGGTGCTTTTAAAGATGAGAAAAATGCGAAATCTCGTGTAAATCAATTAAAAGCAATGGGGTATGCTAATGCTTCAATCATCGGAAAGAATAAAAAAGGGCTCTATCAAGTAAGTTATTCAGGATTTGACAACATTGAACAAGCTAATGCCTTGAAAAAGAAAATAAAAGATCAGAACAATTTAGATGCTTGGGTCTTAATTAACGAATAA
- a CDS encoding ISAs1 family transposase: MDLVSYFSNIEDFRMVNKYNHLLSDILLIGLFTYLSNGEDYEDMVLFAENHPDFVREYCKLPNGVPSHDTFNRVFSSLDTSVLNKCLMDYGKAILDTLGEKQICIDGKKIKGVNPRSRGNTGLYIANAWVSENELCIGEKKVADKSNVITAIPEIINSLDIENAVVSIDTMGCQKEIASLIMAKKGHYLLSLKSNQS; encoded by the coding sequence ATGGATTTAGTGAGTTATTTTTCTAACATTGAGGATTTTCGTATGGTGAACAAATACAATCATCTTCTTTCTGACATACTTCTCATTGGGCTTTTCACCTATTTGAGCAACGGCGAAGACTACGAAGATATGGTATTATTTGCTGAAAATCACCCTGATTTTGTGCGTGAATATTGTAAGCTTCCCAACGGAGTGCCTTCGCACGATACCTTTAATCGAGTTTTTAGTTCACTGGATACTAGTGTTTTAAACAAATGCTTAATGGATTATGGTAAAGCTATTTTGGATACACTTGGCGAAAAACAAATCTGTATTGATGGAAAGAAAATTAAAGGTGTAAATCCTAGAAGTCGTGGAAATACAGGGCTTTACATTGCAAATGCTTGGGTGAGCGAAAACGAACTTTGCATCGGAGAGAAAAAAGTAGCAGACAAATCCAATGTAATAACGGCTATTCCTGAAATCATCAATAGTTTAGATATTGAAAATGCAGTAGTTAGCATTGATACGATGGGCTGTCAGAAAGAAATAGCATCTTTAATTATGGCAAAAAAAGGGCACTATCTCCTGTCCTTAAAATCGAATCAATCATAA
- a CDS encoding helix-turn-helix domain-containing protein, with translation MKAYLKCNKSQKFIAQQMGVSESTISRKLKRNKLKRGV, from the coding sequence ATAAAAGCATATCTTAAATGTAATAAATCACAAAAATTTATTGCTCAGCAAATGGGCGTGTCAGAAAGCACCATTAGTAGGAAGCTCAAGAGGAACAAACTCAAAAGAGGGGTTTAA